Proteins found in one Archaeoglobus neptunius genomic segment:
- a CDS encoding HFX_2341 family transcriptional regulator domain-containing protein, which produces MASVVHVITVESKAGDIVDSVKMSGYPIHKAYLVFDKEEAKKTVDEVKTTLSSLVDVGEVKLEDDGVYSAVEVILKTVRSEVDKGNTVLFNITDSDKLMCLACFISAQISSSDIYMKSGSEITRIETPPIKQINEDKLEILRALDKEGGSVDSINRLIELVEGKLEEQKRYMAQRARMSYHLNGLEEDGLVVTERKGKNLSIYLTELGKAFVAMFG; this is translated from the coding sequence ATGGCAAGTGTCGTGCATGTCATAACTGTAGAATCCAAGGCGGGTGATATTGTAGATAGTGTGAAAATGAGCGGGTATCCGATTCACAAAGCTTACTTGGTTTTTGACAAAGAAGAGGCTAAGAAGACTGTAGATGAGGTGAAAACAACCCTGAGTTCCCTCGTGGATGTTGGCGAGGTGAAACTTGAAGATGACGGGGTTTACAGCGCAGTTGAGGTTATACTGAAGACAGTAAGAAGCGAAGTAGATAAGGGTAACACTGTTCTCTTCAACATTACTGACAGTGACAAGTTGATGTGCCTCGCTTGCTTCATCTCAGCTCAGATTTCTTCAAGTGATATCTACATGAAATCCGGATCAGAGATAACCCGGATTGAAACTCCGCCCATAAAGCAGATTAATGAAGACAAACTTGAAATTCTCAGAGCTTTGGATAAGGAGGGTGGATCGGTAGATTCGATAAACAGACTTATTGAGCTCGTAGAAGGTAAACTTGAGGAGCAGAAGAGGTACATGGCTCAAAGAGCCAGAATGAGCTATCATCTTAACGGTCTGGAAGAAGACGGTCTTGTTGTGACTGAGAGGAAGGGCAAAAACCTCAGCATATATCTGACTGAACTTGGAAAAGCATTTGTAGCGATGTTTGGATGA
- the ilvC gene encoding ketol-acid reductoisomerase, with amino-acid sequence MARIYRDADADLKELDGKTVCIIGYGSQGHAHALNLKDSGVDVVVGLPTWDKTSWKKAEKDGMVIKRVEEAAEGADVVAMLIPDMVQPKVYREHIADKLKEGSLLMFAHGFNIHYNQIVPPEYVDVAMVAPKGPGPLVRRMYVEGKGVPSLVAVYQDYTGKALKVALAYAKGIGATRAGVIETTFKEETETDLFGEQVDLCGGVAEMIKMSFETLVEAGYQPEIAYFEVLHELKLIVDLIYEGGIYNMWSAVSETAKYGGMTRGKRIFTEQTREEMRRILREIQSGEFAREWILENMAGRPVYNKLLEMEKNHPIEKVGKELREMMPWIKK; translated from the coding sequence ATGGCCAGAATTTATCGTGACGCAGATGCGGATTTAAAAGAGCTTGATGGCAAAACTGTTTGTATAATCGGATATGGCAGTCAGGGACATGCCCATGCACTGAACCTCAAGGACTCGGGTGTTGACGTGGTCGTGGGACTTCCAACGTGGGACAAGACAAGCTGGAAAAAGGCAGAGAAGGATGGGATGGTGATAAAAAGAGTTGAAGAGGCTGCAGAAGGTGCTGACGTTGTTGCAATGCTAATTCCGGATATGGTTCAGCCTAAAGTCTACAGAGAGCACATTGCCGATAAATTAAAGGAGGGTAGCCTTCTGATGTTTGCTCACGGATTCAACATCCATTACAACCAGATAGTACCTCCCGAATATGTCGATGTTGCGATGGTGGCTCCCAAGGGTCCCGGTCCTCTGGTCAGAAGAATGTACGTTGAAGGGAAAGGTGTCCCCTCTCTCGTCGCAGTGTATCAGGACTACACGGGAAAAGCACTGAAGGTTGCTCTGGCATACGCCAAGGGAATCGGAGCGACAAGAGCGGGAGTTATTGAAACAACCTTCAAGGAGGAGACCGAAACCGATCTCTTCGGTGAGCAAGTTGATCTGTGCGGTGGAGTGGCTGAGATGATAAAGATGTCATTCGAAACCCTTGTTGAGGCTGGATACCAACCCGAAATAGCCTACTTCGAGGTCCTGCACGAGCTGAAGCTAATTGTCGACCTCATCTATGAGGGTGGAATATACAATATGTGGAGTGCGGTAAGCGAAACTGCGAAATACGGGGGTATGACCAGAGGAAAGAGGATATTTACAGAGCAGACGAGGGAAGAGATGCGAAGAATACTGAGAGAGATTCAGAGCGGGGAGTTCGCACGGGAGTGGATTCTTGAGAATATGGCTGGCAGGCCAGTCTATAACAAGCTGCTAGAGATGGAGAAAAACCATCCGATAGAGAAAGTTGGCAAAGAACTCAGAGAAATGATGCCGTGGATCAAAAAATAA
- a CDS encoding metal-dependent transcriptional regulator produces the protein MRTRFGLRTEALFRTLYAALEEGISVVGPTQIAESLGVSKSTAYKLLNELSQAGYGQYVPKKGLILNEEGRKEAKMAVRMHRLIECMLDDIGVEEFCGEAERIEMVAGKSFIEAIEAKYGDRKICPCGKKIPEVNK, from the coding sequence GTGCGAACAAGGTTCGGTTTAAGAACAGAAGCACTTTTCAGAACACTTTATGCAGCTTTGGAGGAGGGTATATCAGTTGTAGGTCCAACCCAAATAGCAGAATCGCTTGGAGTTTCCAAATCTACCGCCTACAAGCTGTTAAATGAGTTATCTCAGGCCGGATATGGGCAGTATGTCCCAAAAAAAGGTTTAATTTTGAATGAAGAAGGCAGAAAGGAGGCAAAAATGGCAGTGAGGATGCACAGACTGATCGAGTGCATGCTTGATGATATTGGGGTCGAGGAGTTTTGTGGGGAGGCAGAGAGAATAGAAATGGTGGCAGGTAAGAGTTTCATTGAGGCCATTGAAGCGAAGTACGGAGATAGGAAGATCTGTCCATGTGGCAAGAAAATCCCAGAGGTGAATAAGTGA